The sequence below is a genomic window from Campylobacter concisus.
TGTTTTTAACGGATCAATAATGGAGCTTTTACCAAAGCCTGGCATATCGATATAAACATGGCACAGCTCGCTCAAATATGAGCCAAAAGCCTTTTTCATTATCTCTTTATTAGCGCCCCAGCCGTGCAAGAAAAGCACTATTTTTTTGCATTTTGTATTTACAATCTCGTAGTTTATTTCAAACTCGTCTGAGCCGTATTTTACCGCCCTACTCGCCATCGTTCTCTCTTTTTTTCGCAGTATAAATGCTCTCAAGCACGCTCACTGCTTCGCAAAGGCGCTCATACTCTTCCATATTTAAAAGCACTGCTTCAAATTTATTATTTTTTACAATAACCGCTCTTTTTAATTCATTAGCTCCCACACGAGAGAGCACTGAACTAAAATTTCTAACCACTTCAGTTGCTGTATAAATTTCATCTTTTGTAAAAGTTACCATTGTCGCTCTTTGTGTAAAATTTTACGTAAAATATCACAAACTACTTTATAATCTACTAAATGGCCTAAATTTTTCCGCGACCTTTTACTGAAGTGATCGAGTTTATAAAGCTATAATCAATCTTTATATTACGCTCTCTTGGAAGTGAGTTTGCAAGAGCATTTAAAGTGCTCTCAAAATCCTCAAATAGATAGTTTGCAAGACTTCCTGGATTTGGATTTATCTCATTTAGATAGACCTCATCATCTATCACAAAAAAGTCACATCTAATGATCGCTCCGTCAAATCCACAATCATAAATTTTTGAAAAGTTAAATTTAAGCTTTTGTTTTAGCTCCTCAGAAATTTCAGCCTCTTTGACTTTGTTTTCATTTGAAAAGCTAAGATATTTTTGCTCGTAGTCAAGAAATTCTTTCTTTTTTGGCTCTTCGATGATAGAAATTTTTATCTTTCCATCTATCTTACAGCCTGCTAGATTGTACTCTTTTACACCTTTTATAAAAGGCTCTACAAGCACATCCTTATCAAACTCAAATGCTACGTCTTTTGCATAAGCTAGCTCGCTGGCGTCATGCACTATATTTACGCCGATACTACTTCCAAGTCTTGCTGGCTTTAAGATAATAGGATAGTGAAATTTTGGCTCACTTTGACGAGTTAGCATCTCATAGTCAAGCGCCTTTACGCCAGCTTTTTGCGCTAGAAATTTAGTAAGCTCTTTGTTGTAGCTAAGCGCACTTACTTCAAGCCTTGGACCTATATATTTTATACCGTAAAAGTCAAAAAGCGCTGCTATCTTGCCATCTTCGCCGTCCATGCCATGGATCAAATTTATAATGACGTCGCACTCTACTTTTTTATCGCCAAAAAGAGAGTGTATGAAAAATCCGCCTTTAGACAAAATGAGCTTTTTTGAATTTTTGTATTTACCAGAGCTAAAGAAATTTGCTCTCATATCTTTCTCTTCGATAAGATAAAAATCTCTATTTGCATCGCAAAATATAAATTTTAGCTCTTGCTTTAGGACATTTTTTAAAACTATCGCACTAACTATGCTTATCTCATGTTCATAGCTCTTTGCTCCAAATATCACACCTAAATTCATCTTTTTATCCTTATCCTAATTTCTTTAATGCTTCTTTTATAAGATCACTTGTATTTTCACTCTTGCACTCAGGCAAAATTTTCACTATCTTCTCACGCTTAAAGCCAAGCGCTTCAAGTGCTAAAAGTGCCTCATTTTGGTAGCTTGGCACACTCTCGTCACTTATTAGCTTTGCGTCGCTTAGCTCAGCTATGATGCGTCTAGCTGTCTTTGGTCCGATACCTGGCACGCTTTTAAAGGTGTCTGCGTCGCCGCTTATTATGGCATTTGTAAATGCCTGTGAGCTAAGACTTGAGCAAACCGCCATCGCTGTGCTAGCGCCGATGCCATTTAGCTTTATAAGCATCTCAAACATCTTTTGCTCATTTGCATCCAAAAAGCCATAGAGTAAATTTGCGTCCTCTCTTATGATCTGCGTTATGGCAAGCTCGACCTTTTCGCCCTTGCTAAGCTTGGCTGAGCAAAAAAGCGAGATGAAAATCCCATAGCTTACGCCGCTATTTGTCTTAAGTATCACAAATGCGGGATCTTTTTTGCTGACGATACCTTCTATCGCTTTTATCATCATTTAACCTTTTATTCTTAAAAATTTGTATCTGTGTAGTCTTCTAATTTATTTGACTTTTTGATCTTATACTCAGCCTCATCACCATCACCGATCTTCTCTAAAGTGATAGCATGAGCGGTTTCATTTTGCTTTGAGATATAAGTGACATTTTGTGGAGGATCAACAATAACAAATCTAATCTCATTTAGTTCAACCCAGTTGCCTCTATTTATCACTTTTGCAGAAAATATTCCATTTTGCATGATCTCAAGCTCATCTTTTAGAGTAGCTAGCAACTCTTTTTTATCTTTAAAAATTTTTAGCAAAGTGTTGTATTCATTGACTAGACCTTGATACTCTTTTAGCTTTTTCATAAAGGTAACTGGTGGTATCACTTTAGCTTTTGAGAGCTCTTCTACCTTTGCTTTTATGGTATAAATAGAGTCTTTATTTTCATTTATGACATTTTTCTTTGTTTCAATATTTTTTAGAAGCGAAGCAAGCTCTGCTTTTGTATATTCGATCTTATTTAATTGCTCTTGCGTAGCCTCAGCACTTTCAGGCATTTTGCTAGTATCGATTATAAATTTATTATCAGTGCCTCTTAGATATCTTACGTCTATTAAGTGTGAAGCTGTGATAGTGCAATTTGAGCCAAGCGTGTTTATTTGGATATTTTGAGCGGTTATAGAGCCACCAACGACGCTATTTATCTTAACTCTTTTTGCTACGACATTTCCGCCTTCTAGCCTATCTATCTCGACATTTTCAGCTTCAACCTTACCGATGTGGATAGAAATTTTTGCATTCTTTGCATAAATTTTAGCCTTTTGGTGTGTTTGACCGCCGATTATTACTTCATTTGCTTTAACCATCGCATTTGCGCCGACATTTCCTTTAACCTCGATCTCGTCAGCTTCCACGATGATGCCAGTGCCGATGGCGTCTTTTATAGTATCAGTTTCCCTAACCACCAAAGTCACATTTGTATCAGTGCCTGCTTGAATAGAGCCAGTTGTTTTAAAATTTGCTTCATTTATCTCTATACGCTCTTCAATGTCAAATGAGCCATTTTTCTCAACTACATATCCTGATTTTTTAGCGACGTATATTATGCTATCGTCATTTTCTACTCTCTCTATATTTTCGCTTATACTTATCTCTTTGCCAGTATCTTCTTTTGGCTTTTCTACTGCTAATAATTTACCTCTCGCATCACGGCCATTTTGCCCTTCGTGAGACTTTTTCTCTTCCATTATCACTTCATCTTGTGCTACACCAAAAACAAAACCTCTATCAGCGTAATCAATCTTATCTTCCTCTTTTATCGC
It includes:
- a CDS encoding type II toxin-antitoxin system Phd/YefM family antitoxin → MVTFTKDEIYTATEVVRNFSSVLSRVGANELKRAVIVKNNKFEAVLLNMEEYERLCEAVSVLESIYTAKKRENDGE
- the ruvA gene encoding Holliday junction branch migration protein RuvA, which translates into the protein MIKAIEGIVSKKDPAFVILKTNSGVSYGIFISLFCSAKLSKGEKVELAITQIIREDANLLYGFLDANEQKMFEMLIKLNGIGASTAMAVCSSLSSQAFTNAIISGDADTFKSVPGIGPKTARRIIAELSDAKLISDESVPSYQNEALLALEALGFKREKIVKILPECKSENTSDLIKEALKKLG
- a CDS encoding D-alanine--D-alanine ligase encodes the protein MNLGVIFGAKSYEHEISIVSAIVLKNVLKQELKFIFCDANRDFYLIEEKDMRANFFSSGKYKNSKKLILSKGGFFIHSLFGDKKVECDVIINLIHGMDGEDGKIAALFDFYGIKYIGPRLEVSALSYNKELTKFLAQKAGVKALDYEMLTRQSEPKFHYPIILKPARLGSSIGVNIVHDASELAYAKDVAFEFDKDVLVEPFIKGVKEYNLAGCKIDGKIKISIIEEPKKKEFLDYEQKYLSFSNENKVKEAEISEELKQKLKFNFSKIYDCGFDGAIIRCDFFVIDDEVYLNEINPNPGSLANYLFEDFESTLNALANSLPRERNIKIDYSFINSITSVKGRGKI
- a CDS encoding flagellar assembly protein A, which translates into the protein MSENVQENERFLPPTQIQTSTPYISLKELSKQHSVPVEFIDFKILDILTYYKNKDNEEPVFVPEENLDFFDDNAFYLDETLEIEQVYDVEFFDVRLNAVPKLPKIEIGVNSTVTKVVAKVKATKDCEYEQHYEDKLFEYIAKQLMKAQILIGIRIGKLKDELKQIASVVHVKGELDKDYILNITQGINPKKATDAKILYYYKDKLDAIKEEDKIDYADRGFVFGVAQDEVIMEEKKSHEGQNGRDARGKLLAVEKPKEDTGKEISISENIERVENDDSIIYVAKKSGYVVEKNGSFDIEERIEINEANFKTTGSIQAGTDTNVTLVVRETDTIKDAIGTGIIVEADEIEVKGNVGANAMVKANEVIIGGQTHQKAKIYAKNAKISIHIGKVEAENVEIDRLEGGNVVAKRVKINSVVGGSITAQNIQINTLGSNCTITASHLIDVRYLRGTDNKFIIDTSKMPESAEATQEQLNKIEYTKAELASLLKNIETKKNVINENKDSIYTIKAKVEELSKAKVIPPVTFMKKLKEYQGLVNEYNTLLKIFKDKKELLATLKDELEIMQNGIFSAKVINRGNWVELNEIRFVIVDPPQNVTYISKQNETAHAITLEKIGDGDEAEYKIKKSNKLEDYTDTNF